In the genome of Phacochoerus africanus isolate WHEZ1 chromosome 10, ROS_Pafr_v1, whole genome shotgun sequence, one region contains:
- the LOC125137334 gene encoding toll-like receptor 6 isoform X5: MSKDKEPTVISLHSVYVMTLVWGTLIQFSEESEFVVDKSKIGLTRVPKDLPPQTKVLDVSQNYITELHLSDISFLSQLTVLRLSQNRMQCLDISVFKFNQDLEYLDLSHNQLQTILCHPIASLKHLDLSFNDFEALPICKEFGNLTQLNFLGLSATKLQQLDLLPIAHLHLSCILLDLEHYYVKENEKESLQILNTKKLHLVFHPNSFFSVQVNISVKSVGCLQLANIKLSDDNCQVFITFLLELTQGPTLLNFTLNHVETTWKCLVGVFQFLWPKPVEYLSIYNLTIVESIDEEDFIYYETTLKGLKIEHITKRVFIFSQTALYKVFSDMNIRMLTIADTHFIHMLCPQVPSTFKFLNFTQNVFTDSVFQNCKTLARLETLILQRNKLEDLFEISLMTKDMLSLEILDVSSNSLEYDRHGENCTWVGSIVVLNLSSNILTDSVFRCLPPRVKVLDLHNNRIRSIPEDVTHLEALQELNVASNSLAHLPGCGSFSSLSILIIDYNSISNPSADFFQSCQKIRSLKAGNNPFQCTCELRDFIQSLGQVSSDVVEGWPDSYKCEYPESYKGTLLKDFRVSELSCNTALLIVTIGVTGLALALTMTGLCVYFDLPWYLRMLCQWTQTRRRARNVPLEELQRTLQFHAFISYSGHDSAWVKNELLPNVEKEGIKICLHERNFVPGKSIMENIINCIEKSYKSIFVLSPNFVQSEWCHYELYFAHHNLFHEGSDNLILILLDSIPQYSIPSSYHKLKALMAQRTYLEWPKEKSKHGLFWANLRASINIKLMEKAEEISYTQI, from the exons ATGAGCAAAGACAAAGAACCTACTGTCATAAGCCTTCATTCTGTGTATGTCATGACCTTAGTATGGGGAACCCTAATCCAGTTCTCTGAAGAAAGTGAATTTGTGGTAGACAAGTCAAAAATAGGCCTTACTCGTGTTCCAAAAGACCTGCCACCCCAAACCAAAGTCTTAGATGTGTCTCAAAACTACATAACTGAGCTTCACCTCTCTGACATCAGCTTTCTCTCGCAGCTGACGGTTTTGAGACTTTCCCAGAATAGGATGCAGTGCCTTGATATCAGTGTTTTCAAGTTCAATCAGGATTTGGAATATTTGGATTTATCTCACAATCAGTTGCAGACAATCTTGTGCCATCCCATCGCCAGCCTCAAGCATTTGGACCTCTCATTCAATGACTTTGAAGCCCTGCCCATCTGTAAGGAGTTTGGCAACTTGACGCAACTGAATTTCTTGGGATTAAGTGCTACAAAGTTACAACAACTAGATCTACTACCAATTGCTCACTTGCATCTAAGTTGCATCCTTCTGGATTTGGAACATTATTAcgtgaaagaaaatgagaaagaaagtctTCAAATTCTGAACACAAAGAAACTTCACCTCGTCTTTCATCCCAATAGCTTCTTCTCTGTCCAAGTAAACATATCGGTTAAGAGTGTAGGGTGTTTACAACTGGCTAATATTAAACTGAGTGATGACAACTGTCAggttttcattacatttttattgGAACTCACTCAAGGGCCAACCTTACTAAATTTTACGCTCAACCATGTGGAAACAACTTGGAAATGTTTGGTTGGagtttttcaattcctttggccCAAACCTGTAGAATATCTCAGTATTTACAATTTAACAATAGTTGAGAGCATTGATGaagaagattttatttattatgaaacGACATTGAAAGGACTGAAAATAGAACACATTACAaagagagtttttattttttcacagacAGCATTATACAAAGTGTTTTCCGATATGAATATCAGGATGTTAACCATAGCAGACACACATTTTATACACATGCTTTGTCCTCAGGTACCAAGCACATTTAAGTTTTTGAACTTTACCCAGAATGTTTTCACAGATAGTGTTTTTCAAAATTGCAAAACTTTAGCCAGATTAGAGACACTTATCTTACAAAGGAATAAATTAGAAGACCTTTTCGAAATAAGCCTCATGACTAAGGATATGCTATCTTTGGAAATACTGGATGTTAGCTCGAATTCTTTGGAGTATGATAGACATGGTGAAAATTGCACTTGGGTTGGGAGTATAGTGGTGTTaaatttatcttcaaatataCTCACTGACTCTGTTTTCAGATGTTTACCTCCCAGGGTCAAGGTTCTTGATCTTCACAATAACAGAATAAggagcatccctgaggatgtcaCCCATCTGGAAGCTCTGCAAGAACTCAATGTTGCTTCCAATTCTTTAGCTCACCTGCCTGGATGTGGTTCCTTTAGCAGCCTTTCCATTCTGATCATTGACTATAATTCCATTTCCAACCCATCAGCTGACTTCTTCCAGAGCTGCCAGAAGATTAGGTCCCTCAAAGCAGGGAACAATCCATTCCAATGTAC ATGTGAGCTAAGAGACTTCATCCAAAGTCTAGGTCAAGTATCGAGTGACGTGGTAGAGGGTTGGCCTGATTCTTACAAGTGTGAGTACCCAGAAAGCTATAAGGGGACTCTGCTCAAGGACTTCCGTGTATCTGAATTATCCTGCAACACAGCTCTGCTGATTGTCACCATCGGAGTCACTGGGCTGGCATTGGCTCTTACCATGACTGGCCTCTGTGTCTACTTTGATCTGCCCTGGTATCTCAGGATGCTGTGTCAGTGGACCCAGACTCGGCGCAGGGCTAGGAATGTACCCTTAGAAGAACTCCAAAGAACTCTCCAGTTCCATGCCTTCATTTCATATAGTGGGCATGATTCTGCCTGGGTAAAGAATGAATTACTACCAAATGTGGAAAAAGAAGGTATAAAGATTTGTCTCCATGAGAGAAACTTTGTTCCTGGCAAGAGCATCATGGAAAATATCATAAACTGCATTGAGAAAAGCTACAAGTCCATCTTTGTTTTGTCTCCCAACTTTGTCCAGAGCGAGTGGTGCCACTATGAACTCTACTTTGCCCACCACAACCTCTTCCATGAAGGGTCTGATAACTTAATCCTGATCTTGCTGGATTCCATTCCACAGTATTCCATCCCCAGCAGCTATCACAAACTCAAAGCTCTCATGGCACAGCGAACTTATTTGGAATGGCCCAAGGAGAAGAGCAAACATGGACTTTTTTGGGCTAATCTGAGAGCATCCATTAATATTAAATTGATggagaaagcagaagaaataagTTACACACAGATCTAA
- the LOC125137334 gene encoding toll-like receptor 6 isoform X1: MSKDKEPTVISLHSVYVMTLVWGTLIQFSEESEFVVDKSKIGLTRVPKDLPPQTKVLDVSQNYITELHLSDISFLSQLTVLRLSQNRMQCLDISVFKFNQDLEYLDLSHNQLQTILCHPIASLKHLDLSFNDFEALPICKEFGNLTQLNFLGLSATKLQQLDLLPIAHLHLSCILLDLEHYYVKENEKESLQILNTKKLHLVFHPNSFFSVQVNISVKSVGCLQLANIKLSDDNCQVFITFLLELTQGPTLLNFTLNHVETTWKCLVGVFQFLWPKPVEYLSIYNLTIVESIDEEDFIYYETTLKGLKIEHITKRVFIFSQTALYKVFSDMNIRMLTIADTHFIHMLCPQVPSTFKFLNFTQNVFTDSVFQNCKTLARLETLILQRNKLEDLFEISLMTKDMLSLEILDVSSNSLEYDRHGENCTWVGSIVVLNLSSNILTDSVFRCLPPRVKVLDLHNNRIRSIPEDVTHLEALQELNVASNSLAHLPGCGSFSSLSILIIDYNSISNPSADFFQSCQKIRSLKAGNNPFQCTCELRDFILELKDFIQSLGQVSSDVVEGWPDSYKCEYPESYKGTLLKDFRVSELSCNTALLIVTIGVTGLALALTMTGLCVYFDLPWYLRMLCQWTQTRRRARNVPLEELQRTLQFHAFISYSEHDSAWVKNELVPCLEKEGIKICLHERNFVPGKSIMENIINCIEKSYKSIFVLSPNFVQSEWCHYELYFAHHNLFHEGSDNLILILLDSIPQYSIPSSYHKLKALMAQRTYLEWPKEKSKHGLFWANLRASINIKLMEKAEEISYTQI, encoded by the exons ATGAGCAAAGACAAAGAACCTACTGTCATAAGCCTTCATTCTGTGTATGTCATGACCTTAGTATGGGGAACCCTAATCCAGTTCTCTGAAGAAAGTGAATTTGTGGTAGACAAGTCAAAAATAGGCCTTACTCGTGTTCCAAAAGACCTGCCACCCCAAACCAAAGTCTTAGATGTGTCTCAAAACTACATAACTGAGCTTCACCTCTCTGACATCAGCTTTCTCTCGCAGCTGACGGTTTTGAGACTTTCCCAGAATAGGATGCAGTGCCTTGATATCAGTGTTTTCAAGTTCAATCAGGATTTGGAATATTTGGATTTATCTCACAATCAGTTGCAGACAATCTTGTGCCATCCCATCGCCAGCCTCAAGCATTTGGACCTCTCATTCAATGACTTTGAAGCCCTGCCCATCTGTAAGGAGTTTGGCAACTTGACGCAACTGAATTTCTTGGGATTAAGTGCTACAAAGTTACAACAACTAGATCTACTACCAATTGCTCACTTGCATCTAAGTTGCATCCTTCTGGATTTGGAACATTATTAcgtgaaagaaaatgagaaagaaagtctTCAAATTCTGAACACAAAGAAACTTCACCTCGTCTTTCATCCCAATAGCTTCTTCTCTGTCCAAGTAAACATATCGGTTAAGAGTGTAGGGTGTTTACAACTGGCTAATATTAAACTGAGTGATGACAACTGTCAggttttcattacatttttattgGAACTCACTCAAGGGCCAACCTTACTAAATTTTACGCTCAACCATGTGGAAACAACTTGGAAATGTTTGGTTGGagtttttcaattcctttggccCAAACCTGTAGAATATCTCAGTATTTACAATTTAACAATAGTTGAGAGCATTGATGaagaagattttatttattatgaaacGACATTGAAAGGACTGAAAATAGAACACATTACAaagagagtttttattttttcacagacAGCATTATACAAAGTGTTTTCCGATATGAATATCAGGATGTTAACCATAGCAGACACACATTTTATACACATGCTTTGTCCTCAGGTACCAAGCACATTTAAGTTTTTGAACTTTACCCAGAATGTTTTCACAGATAGTGTTTTTCAAAATTGCAAAACTTTAGCCAGATTAGAGACACTTATCTTACAAAGGAATAAATTAGAAGACCTTTTCGAAATAAGCCTCATGACTAAGGATATGCTATCTTTGGAAATACTGGATGTTAGCTCGAATTCTTTGGAGTATGATAGACATGGTGAAAATTGCACTTGGGTTGGGAGTATAGTGGTGTTaaatttatcttcaaatataCTCACTGACTCTGTTTTCAGATGTTTACCTCCCAGGGTCAAGGTTCTTGATCTTCACAATAACAGAATAAggagcatccctgaggatgtcaCCCATCTGGAAGCTCTGCAAGAACTCAATGTTGCTTCCAATTCTTTAGCTCACCTGCCTGGATGTGGTTCCTTTAGCAGCCTTTCCATTCTGATCATTGACTATAATTCCATTTCCAACCCATCAGCTGACTTCTTCCAGAGCTGCCAGAAGATTAGGTCCCTCAAAGCAGGGAACAATCCATTCCAATGTACATGTGAGCTAAGAGACTTCATCCTTGAGCTAAAAGACTTCATCCAAAGTCTAGGTCAAGTATCGAGTGACGTGGTAGAGGGTTGGCCTGATTCTTACAAGTGTGAGTATCCAGAAAGCTATAAGGGGACTCTGCTCAAGGACTTCCGTGTATCTGAATTATCCTGCAACACAGCTCTGCTGATTGTCACCATCGGAGTCACTGGGCTGGCATTGGCTCTTACCATGACCGGCCTCTGTGTCTACTTTGATCTGCCCTGGTATCTCAGGATGCTGTGTCAGTGGACCCAGACTCGGCGCAGGGCTAGGAATGTACCCTTAGAAGAACTCCAAAGAACTCTCCAGTTCCATGCCTTCATTTCATATAGTGAACATGATTCTGCCTGGGTAAAGAATGAACTGGTACCTTGTctagaaaaagaag GTATAAAGATTTGTCTCCATGAGAGAAACTTTGTTCCTGGCAAGAGCATCATGGAAAATATCATAAACTGCATTGAGAAAAGCTACAAGTCCATCTTTGTTTTGTCTCCCAACTTTGTCCAGAGCGAGTGGTGCCACTATGAACTCTACTTTGCCCACCACAACCTCTTCCATGAAGGGTCTGATAACTTAATCCTGATCTTGCTGGATTCCATTCCACAGTATTCCATCCCCAGCAGCTATCACAAACTCAAAGCTCTCATGGCACAGCGAACTTATTTGGAATGGCCCAAGGAGAAGAGCAAACATGGACTTTTTTGGGCTAATCTGAGAGCATCCATTAATATTAAATTGATggagaaagcagaagaaataagTTACACACAGATCTAA
- the LOC125137334 gene encoding toll-like receptor 6 isoform X3, translating into MSKDKEPTVISLHSVYVMTLVWGTLIQFSEESEFVVDKSKIGLTRVPKDLPPQTKVLDVSQNYITELHLSDISFLSQLTVLRLSQNRMQCLDISVFKFNQDLEYLDLSHNQLQTILCHPIASLKHLDLSFNDFEALPICKEFGNLTQLNFLGLSATKLQQLDLLPIAHLHLSCILLDLEHYYVKENEKESLQILNTKKLHLVFHPNSFFSVQVNISVKSVGCLQLANIKLSDDNCQVFITFLLELTQGPTLLNFTLNHVETTWKCLVGVFQFLWPKPVEYLSIYNLTIVESIDEEDFIYYETTLKGLKIEHITKRVFIFSQTALYKVFSDMNIRMLTIADTHFIHMLCPQVPSTFKFLNFTQNVFTDSVFQNCKTLARLETLILQRNKLEDLFEISLMTKDMLSLEILDVSSNSLEYDRHGENCTWVGSIVVLNLSSNILTDSVFRCLPPRVKVLDLHNNRIRSIPEDVTHLEALQELNVASNSLAHLPGCGSFSSLSILIIDYNSISNPSADFFQSCQKIRSLKAGNNPFQCTCELRDFILELKDFIQSLGQVSSDVVEGWPDSYKCEYPESYKGTLLKDFRVSELSCNTALLIVTIGVTGLALALTMTGLCVYFDLPWYLRMLCQWTQTRRRARNVPLEELQRTLQFHAFISYSEHDSAWVKNELLPNVEKEGIKICLHERNFVPGKSIMENIINCIEKSYKSIFVLSPNFVQSEWCHYELYFAHHNLFHEGSDNLILILLDSIPQYSIPSSYHKLKALMAQRTYLEWPKEKSKHGLFWANLRASINIKLMEKAEEISYTQI; encoded by the exons ATGAGCAAAGACAAAGAACCTACTGTCATAAGCCTTCATTCTGTGTATGTCATGACCTTAGTATGGGGAACCCTAATCCAGTTCTCTGAAGAAAGTGAATTTGTGGTAGACAAGTCAAAAATAGGCCTTACTCGTGTTCCAAAAGACCTGCCACCCCAAACCAAAGTCTTAGATGTGTCTCAAAACTACATAACTGAGCTTCACCTCTCTGACATCAGCTTTCTCTCGCAGCTGACGGTTTTGAGACTTTCCCAGAATAGGATGCAGTGCCTTGATATCAGTGTTTTCAAGTTCAATCAGGATTTGGAATATTTGGATTTATCTCACAATCAGTTGCAGACAATCTTGTGCCATCCCATCGCCAGCCTCAAGCATTTGGACCTCTCATTCAATGACTTTGAAGCCCTGCCCATCTGTAAGGAGTTTGGCAACTTGACGCAACTGAATTTCTTGGGATTAAGTGCTACAAAGTTACAACAACTAGATCTACTACCAATTGCTCACTTGCATCTAAGTTGCATCCTTCTGGATTTGGAACATTATTAcgtgaaagaaaatgagaaagaaagtctTCAAATTCTGAACACAAAGAAACTTCACCTCGTCTTTCATCCCAATAGCTTCTTCTCTGTCCAAGTAAACATATCGGTTAAGAGTGTAGGGTGTTTACAACTGGCTAATATTAAACTGAGTGATGACAACTGTCAggttttcattacatttttattgGAACTCACTCAAGGGCCAACCTTACTAAATTTTACGCTCAACCATGTGGAAACAACTTGGAAATGTTTGGTTGGagtttttcaattcctttggccCAAACCTGTAGAATATCTCAGTATTTACAATTTAACAATAGTTGAGAGCATTGATGaagaagattttatttattatgaaacGACATTGAAAGGACTGAAAATAGAACACATTACAaagagagtttttattttttcacagacAGCATTATACAAAGTGTTTTCCGATATGAATATCAGGATGTTAACCATAGCAGACACACATTTTATACACATGCTTTGTCCTCAGGTACCAAGCACATTTAAGTTTTTGAACTTTACCCAGAATGTTTTCACAGATAGTGTTTTTCAAAATTGCAAAACTTTAGCCAGATTAGAGACACTTATCTTACAAAGGAATAAATTAGAAGACCTTTTCGAAATAAGCCTCATGACTAAGGATATGCTATCTTTGGAAATACTGGATGTTAGCTCGAATTCTTTGGAGTATGATAGACATGGTGAAAATTGCACTTGGGTTGGGAGTATAGTGGTGTTaaatttatcttcaaatataCTCACTGACTCTGTTTTCAGATGTTTACCTCCCAGGGTCAAGGTTCTTGATCTTCACAATAACAGAATAAggagcatccctgaggatgtcaCCCATCTGGAAGCTCTGCAAGAACTCAATGTTGCTTCCAATTCTTTAGCTCACCTGCCTGGATGTGGTTCCTTTAGCAGCCTTTCCATTCTGATCATTGACTATAATTCCATTTCCAACCCATCAGCTGACTTCTTCCAGAGCTGCCAGAAGATTAGGTCCCTCAAAGCAGGGAACAATCCATTCCAATGTACATGTGAGCTAAGAGACTTCATCCTTGAGCTAAAAGACTTCATCCAAAGTCTAGGTCAAGTATCGAGTGACGTGGTAGAGGGTTGGCCTGATTCTTACAAGTGTGAGTATCCAGAAAGCTATAAGGGGACTCTGCTCAAGGACTTCCGTGTATCTGAATTATCCTGCAACACAGCTCTGCTGATTGTCACCATCGGAGTCACTGGGCTGGCATTGGCTCTTACCATGACCGGCCTCTGTGTCTACTTTGATCTGCCCTGGTATCTCAGGATGCTGTGTCAGTGGACCCAGACTCGGCGCAGGGCTAGGAATGTACCCTTAGAAGAACTCCAAAGAACTCTCCAGTTCCATGCCTTCATTTCATATAGTGAACATGATTCTGCCTGG GTAAAGAATGAATTACTACCAAATGTGGAAAAAGAAGGTATAAAGATTTGTCTCCATGAGAGAAACTTTGTTCCTGGCAAGAGCATCATGGAAAATATCATAAACTGCATTGAGAAAAGCTACAAGTCCATCTTTGTTTTGTCTCCCAACTTTGTCCAGAGCGAGTGGTGCCACTATGAACTCTACTTTGCCCACCACAACCTCTTCCATGAAGGGTCTGATAACTTAATCCTGATCTTGCTGGATTCCATTCCACAGTATTCCATCCCCAGCAGCTATCACAAACTCAAAGCTCTCATGGCACAGCGAACTTATTTGGAATGGCCCAAGGAGAAGAGCAAACATGGACTTTTTTGGGCTAATCTGAGAGCATCCATTAATATTAAATTGATggagaaagcagaagaaataagTTACACACAGATCTAA
- the LOC125137334 gene encoding toll-like receptor 6 isoform X2 — MSKDKEPTVISLHSVYVMTLVWGTLIQFSEESEFVVDKSKIGLTRVPKDLPPQTKVLDVSQNYITELHLSDISFLSQLTVLRLSQNRMQCLDISVFKFNQDLEYLDLSHNQLQTILCHPIASLKHLDLSFNDFEALPICKEFGNLTQLNFLGLSATKLQQLDLLPIAHLHLSCILLDLEHYYVKENEKESLQILNTKKLHLVFHPNSFFSVQVNISVKSVGCLQLANIKLSDDNCQVFITFLLELTQGPTLLNFTLNHVETTWKCLVGVFQFLWPKPVEYLSIYNLTIVESIDEEDFIYYETTLKGLKIEHITKRVFIFSQTALYKVFSDMNIRMLTIADTHFIHMLCPQVPSTFKFLNFTQNVFTDSVFQNCKTLARLETLILQRNKLEDLFEISLMTKDMLSLEILDVSSNSLEYDRHGENCTWVGSIVVLNLSSNILTDSVFRCLPPRVKVLDLHNNRIRSIPEDVTHLEALQELNVASNSLAHLPGCGSFSSLSILIIDYNSISNPSADFFQSCQKIRSLKAGNNPFQCTCELRDFILELKDFIQSLGQVSSDVVEGWPDSYKCEYPESYKGTLLKDFRVSELSCNTALLIVTIGVTGLALALTMTGLCVYFDLPWYLRMLCQWTQTRRRARNVPLEELQRTLQFHAFISYSGHDSAWVKNELLPNVEKEGIKICLHERNFVPGKSIMENIINCIEKSYKSIFVLSPNFVQSEWCHYELYFAHHNLFHEGSDNLILILLDSIPQYSIPSSYHKLKALMAQRTYLEWPKEKSKHGLFWANLRASINIKLMEKAEEISYTQI; from the exons ATGAGCAAAGACAAAGAACCTACTGTCATAAGCCTTCATTCTGTGTATGTCATGACCTTAGTATGGGGAACCCTAATCCAGTTCTCTGAAGAAAGTGAATTTGTGGTAGACAAGTCAAAAATAGGCCTTACTCGTGTTCCAAAAGACCTGCCACCCCAAACCAAAGTCTTAGATGTGTCTCAAAACTACATAACTGAGCTTCACCTCTCTGACATCAGCTTTCTCTCGCAGCTGACGGTTTTGAGACTTTCCCAGAATAGGATGCAGTGCCTTGATATCAGTGTTTTCAAGTTCAATCAGGATTTGGAATATTTGGATTTATCTCACAATCAGTTGCAGACAATCTTGTGCCATCCCATCGCCAGCCTCAAGCATTTGGACCTCTCATTCAATGACTTTGAAGCCCTGCCCATCTGTAAGGAGTTTGGCAACTTGACGCAACTGAATTTCTTGGGATTAAGTGCTACAAAGTTACAACAACTAGATCTACTACCAATTGCTCACTTGCATCTAAGTTGCATCCTTCTGGATTTGGAACATTATTAcgtgaaagaaaatgagaaagaaagtctTCAAATTCTGAACACAAAGAAACTTCACCTCGTCTTTCATCCCAATAGCTTCTTCTCTGTCCAAGTAAACATATCGGTTAAGAGTGTAGGGTGTTTACAACTGGCTAATATTAAACTGAGTGATGACAACTGTCAggttttcattacatttttattgGAACTCACTCAAGGGCCAACCTTACTAAATTTTACGCTCAACCATGTGGAAACAACTTGGAAATGTTTGGTTGGagtttttcaattcctttggccCAAACCTGTAGAATATCTCAGTATTTACAATTTAACAATAGTTGAGAGCATTGATGaagaagattttatttattatgaaacGACATTGAAAGGACTGAAAATAGAACACATTACAaagagagtttttattttttcacagacAGCATTATACAAAGTGTTTTCCGATATGAATATCAGGATGTTAACCATAGCAGACACACATTTTATACACATGCTTTGTCCTCAGGTACCAAGCACATTTAAGTTTTTGAACTTTACCCAGAATGTTTTCACAGATAGTGTTTTTCAAAATTGCAAAACTTTAGCCAGATTAGAGACACTTATCTTACAAAGGAATAAATTAGAAGACCTTTTCGAAATAAGCCTCATGACTAAGGATATGCTATCTTTGGAAATACTGGATGTTAGCTCGAATTCTTTGGAGTATGATAGACATGGTGAAAATTGCACTTGGGTTGGGAGTATAGTGGTGTTaaatttatcttcaaatataCTCACTGACTCTGTTTTCAGATGTTTACCTCCCAGGGTCAAGGTTCTTGATCTTCACAATAACAGAATAAggagcatccctgaggatgtcaCCCATCTGGAAGCTCTGCAAGAACTCAATGTTGCTTCCAATTCTTTAGCTCACCTGCCTGGATGTGGTTCCTTTAGCAGCCTTTCCATTCTGATCATTGACTATAATTCCATTTCCAACCCATCAGCTGACTTCTTCCAGAGCTGCCAGAAGATTAGGTCCCTCAAAGCAGGGAACAATCCATTCCAATGTACATGTGAGCTAAGAGACTTCATCCTTGAGCTAAAAGACTTCATCCAAAGTCTAGGTCAAGTATCGAGTGACGTGGTAGAGGGTTGGCCTGATTCTTACAAGTGTGAGTATCCAGAAAGCTATAAGGGGACTCTGCTCAAGGACTTCCGTGTATCTGAATTATCCTGCAACACAGCTCTGCTGATTGTCACCATCGGAGTCACTGGGCTGGCATTGGCTCTTACCATGACCGGCCTCTGTGTCTACTTTGATCTGCCCTGGTATCTCAGGATGCTGTGTCAGTGGACCCAGACTCGGCGCAGGGCTAGGAATGTACCCTTAGAAGAACTCCAAAGAACTCTCCAGTTCCATGCCTTCATTTCAT ATAGTGGGCATGATTCTGCCTGGGTAAAGAATGAATTACTACCAAATGTGGAAAAAGAAGGTATAAAGATTTGTCTCCATGAGAGAAACTTTGTTCCTGGCAAGAGCATCATGGAAAATATCATAAACTGCATTGAGAAAAGCTACAAGTCCATCTTTGTTTTGTCTCCCAACTTTGTCCAGAGCGAGTGGTGCCACTATGAACTCTACTTTGCCCACCACAACCTCTTCCATGAAGGGTCTGATAACTTAATCCTGATCTTGCTGGATTCCATTCCACAGTATTCCATCCCCAGCAGCTATCACAAACTCAAAGCTCTCATGGCACAGCGAACTTATTTGGAATGGCCCAAGGAGAAGAGCAAACATGGACTTTTTTGGGCTAATCTGAGAGCATCCATTAATATTAAATTGATggagaaagcagaagaaataagTTACACACAGATCTAA